The Polaromonas sp. SP1 DNA window AAAGGTCTTGTCGAGCTCCAGTTTGCCGATCACCGAACGCAGCGAGGTTTGGGCCAGCTGCGTGACGGCGACGATGTAGTTGGACGAGCCGTAGCTGGCGCGCATCGGGTCGGTCACCTGGAAGTAGAGAATGCCGTCGACCTGCAACTGCGTGTTGTCGCGTGTGATGCAAACCTGGCTGGGAACATCCAGCGGGATTTCCTTCAGGCTGTGTTTGTAGGCCACACGGTCCACAAAAGGCACCAGGAAGTTCAGCCCCGGCGTGAGGCTGCCGTGGTATTTGCCCAGCCGTTCGATCACCCAGGCGTTTTGCTGCGGCACGACCTTGATGCTGCGGACGATAAAGATGCCAGCCACGATCAGGATGACGAGTGCGATTTCCATGGTTTCTCCGTTCAGTTATTCGTTATTGATGCGTTTTTTGACGCGTCCCGGTCCTGGCTTTCGGGCACAGGCCGGGTTTCCCTCAAAGCCTACAGCTTCTCGATGACCAGCCGGTTGCCCAGCATTTCCTTGATGCGGAAGCTGCCGGGGCTGCCCGGTTCCGCCGGATCGGCCGCTACCGCGGTCCAGTTGGCGCCACGGAATTTCACCGTCGCCGTGCCGTCGGGGTTCCATTGGGCCACCTGCACTGGCTCACCGATGTCCAGGTTGACATCGCGGTTCGCGTTGGCGGGCAGCGGGGCCGGGCTTTTGCCGCGCTGCCAGTGCCAGGCTGCGACTGCGCCGCCGCCAACCACCGCCGCCGCCACGATCTGGGCAACCAGCGGCAGGCCCAGGTGGGCGGCGATGGCACCTGCCACCAGGCCCACGGCGATCATCAGCAGGTAAAAGGTGCCGGTCACCAGCTCCACCGCGACGGCCACACCGGCCAGCAACCACCAGATAGTCGATTCACTCATGCTTCCTCCTTTTGTCGGTCATCCGCGACATTTTGGGGCAATTAGACCCCAAGACAAGCGTAGCGCAACAATATGTCCTTACACTTCGCTGCTTGGAAAAAGCTTCCTCTCACCGCCCGGGCTCAACCTGTCTATGCCCTTTGAGCGTTCCCCATGCCCTCCGACAGGTTCAGGGCGACCATGAACTCCAGCCCACGCCATGAAATTTCGCTTTCCCATTGTCATCATTGACGAAGACTTCCGCTCCGAAAATACCTCCGGGCTGGGTATTCGCGCGCTGGCGCAAGCCATCGAAAGCGAGGGCTTCGAGGTGCTGGGCGTCACCAGCTACGGCGACCTGTCGCAGTTTGCCCAGCAGCAAAGCCGCGCCAGCGCCTTCATTTTGTCGATCGACGACGAAGAGTTCTCGCCCGGCCCCGACCTCGATCCCGCCGTGCTGAACCTGCGCACCTTCATCGAGGAGGTGCGCCGCAAGAACCTGGACGTGCCGATCTATGTCTACGGTGAGACCAAGACTTCGCGCCACATCCCCAACGACATCCTGCGCGAGCTGCACGGCTTCATCCACATGTTTGAGGACACGCCCGAATTTGTGGCGCGCCATATCCTGCGTGAAGCCAAAAGTTATCTGGAGGGCGTGCAGCCGCCATTTTTCAAGGCGCTGCTCGATTACGCCGAAGACGGCTCCTACTCCTGGCATTGCCCGGGCCACTCCGGCGGCGTGGCTTTTCTCAAAAGCCCTGTGGGGCAGATGTATCACCAGTTCTACGGTGAGAACATGCTGCGCGCCGACGTCTGCAATGCGGTGGAAGAGTTGGGCCAGTTGCTTGACCACAATGGCGCGATCGGTGCCAGCGAGCGCAATGCTGCGCGCATTTTCAATGCCGACCATTGCTTCTTTGTGACCAACGGCACATCGACCAGCAACAAGATGGTTTGGCACCACACGGTGGCGCCCGGCGACGTGGTGGTGGTCGACCGCAACTGCCACAAGTCCATCCTGCACTCCATCATCATGACGGGGGCGATCCCTGTTTTCCTGAAGCCGACGCGCAACCATTTCGGCATCATCGGGCCGATTCCCCAGAGCGAATTCGAGCCGGATGCCATCCGCGCCAAGATCGATGCCAACCCGCTGCTCAAGGGCGTGGACAGCAGCAAGGTCAAGCCGCGCGTGCTGACGCTGACGCAGTCCACCTACGACGGCGTGCTCTACAACACCGAAACCATCAAGGGCATGCTGGACGGCTTTATCGACAACCTGCACTTCGACGAAGCCTGGTTGCCGCACGCAGCTTTCCACCCGTTCTACGGCACCTACCACGCGATGGGCAAGAACCGCATACGGCCGAAAAACGCCGTCGTCTATGCCACCCAGTCCATCCACAAGCTGCTGGCCGGTATCAGCCAGGCCAGCCACGTGCTGGTGCAGGACTCGCAGGACGTGAAGCTCGACAGGCACCTCTTTAACGAGGCCTACCTGATGCACACCTCGACTTCGCCGCAGTACAGCATCATCGCCAGCTGCGACGTGGCCGCCGCCATGATGGAGCCGCCCGGCGGCACCGCGCTGGTGGAAGAAAGCATTGCCGAGTCGCTGGACTTCCGGCGCGCGATGCGCAAGATCGACGAGGAATACGGCGACGACTGGTGGTTCAAGGTCTGGGGTCCGGACAAGCTGGTCGAAGAAGGCATCGGCGAAGCCCAGGACTGGATCATCAAGGGCGAATCCCGCAGCGCCAAGACGGCCAAAAACGGCGCCAACAACTGGCACGGCTTCGGCCAGATGGCCACCGGCTTCAACATGCTGGACCCGATCAAGTCCACCATCGTCACGCCCGGCCTCGACCTGAACGGCAAGTTCGCCAAGACCGGCATCCCGGCCAGCATCGTGACCAAGTTCCTGGCTGAGCACGGCGTGATCGTCGAAAAAACCGGCCTCTACAGCTTCTTCATCATGTTCACCATCGGCATCACCAAGGGCCGCTGGAACACGCTGCTGACGGCGCTGCAGCAGTTCAAGGACGACTACGACAAGAACCAGCCGATGTGGCGCATCCTTCCGGAGTTTTGCCAGAAGTACCCCAAATACGAGCGCATGGGCCTGGCCGATTTGTGCCAGCACATCCATGCCCTGTACGCCAAGTACGACATCGCCCGCCTGACCACCGAGGTGTATCTGAGCGACCTGGCCCCGGCCATGAAACCCAGCGACGCCTATGCCCACATCGCGCACCGCACAACAGAGCGGGTCGAGATTGATCACCTGGAAGGCCGCATCACCGTGGGTCTGGTGACACCTTACCCGCCGGGCATTCCGCTGCTGATTCCGGGCGAGGTGTTCAACAAGCGCATCGTGGACTACCTCAAGTTCTCGCGCGAGTTCAATGCGCAATGCCCGGGCTTTGAGACCGATATCCACGGCTTGGTGGAAGAGGTCGATGCCAAGGGCAAGACCCGCTACTACGCCGACTGCGTGAAGAAATAAGCCCGCGGCGTTCCGTCAGGGCGGCAAAAAAAGCCGGTGCATTTGCACCGGCTTTTTTGATGGTGCGCTCACCAATGGGTTCTAAAGGGCTGCCTCTTCGCGCGTGCGCATAAAGCTGGCAAAGCGGGGAATGCCGCTGTCGTTCAGGCCCCGAAAGCGGTAGGTGACGGTGCTGCCCACCGGCGGCGGGTTGCGGCGCTGCTCGTCGCTCAGGCCTGTGCCCAGCTTGAAGCGCCGGGCGGCCTTGCCATCCTGCCCCGGCATTTCTACCAGCAGGGCGCCCACCACACCGGCATATTTGCCTTTGCCCGGAATGTGCGCGACCACGCGGGCTTCCGTGTCTTCGTGGGTTTTGGCTTTGAGCAGGTCGTCATTGCGCCCGCTTTTATAGAGCGACGCGCCCCGGTGCAGCATCAGCCCTTCGCCGCCGCTCTTGGCGGTCCTGGCCAGCATTGCCTGCAGGGCAGGGTGATTTGCCACTTTTGATTGCGCTACGGCCTGCACCCAGGGCTGGTCGATCCGGCTCACCAGCCCGCCCAGGGCGGGAATCCGGTCGCTGAAGCTGCCGCCGTGCGCGGGCAGGTCGAACACCATGAAGCGCATCGCCCGCCATGCCGCATCGTCCGGGGTTTGCTGGCGCACCGTGGAGACGGCCCGGGCGAACTGGCCGCGGCCTGCCCATAGCTCCCCGTCCAGGGGCGTCTTGGGCCAGCCCGCGGTAAACCAGGCGGGGGCGGCAATGCGCTCGCCGCCCCGGGTCAGCAATTTTTCACCGTCCCAGTAGCCGCGTACCCCGTCGTATTTTTCGCTCACCCAGTGGTCGGACAGGGAAATGCCTGGCTGGTAATTTTTGGCCAGCATGAGTGGCGGGGCGCCCAGCGTGGAGGAGGTGGAAGAAGTAGAAGAAGTAGCGGAAGGGACAGCGGCAGATGCAGCAGAGACGAAGGGAAAGGCCGGTGTCAGAAGGCCTGCCGCCACCAGCAGCAGATGCAGTGCAGTCAGGCGAAAACGCGTCACGCGGGGACGGTGAGTGGTGGCTGGAGCGGCTGGAGCGTCAAGCCGGAATTCGTTTTTCATGGTTGATTTGACTTTTTGCTGTATGAATATACAGTCTATATTTCACCGTGCCGAGGTGCAAGCGTCTCTGTGCAATCGGTTGGCCATCTGTAGCCCCTTTCACTGGCCGCTCGTGATCAGCCCCACCATTGACCCACGTTCAGTCTGCAAATGACCAGGAAAGGATTCGGCCATGACGACCCAGCAAGGAAGCTGCCACTGCGGAAAAATCGCTTTTGAGGTGGAGGGCCAGCCTGAAAGTGTGCTGGCCTGCAATTGCTCCATGTGCCAGCGCAAGGGTTCGCTGCTCTGGTTTGTGGCCCGCGACAAACTCCGGCTGCTGACGCCGGAAGACAACGCCAGCACCTACCTCTTCAACAAGCACGCCATCCGCCACCGGTTTTGCCCGACCTGCGGCATTCACCCTTATGGCGAGGGAACCGACCCAAGCGGCAAGGGCATGGCCGCCATCAATGTGCGCTGCCTGGAAGGCATCGACCTTGCCGCCATTCCCGTCCAGCATTTCAACGGGCGCGCTTCCTAGTCTCGGGGGCGCCTTGGCCCGCTTCGCCGGGTTGAGACGCATCTGGCGAGGCGGCCCGCCTCTATGTCGCGTCTCTCGGGCGCTCCCCAAGATCCCCGAATGCGCCAATAATCAGCAGGACTGACAACTGACTTCCTGCTGCGCCCGGCGCTGTGGGCTTTCCTCCAGAGACAATGAATTCGAGCGACATCGACTCCATAGAGCGCGCCACCGTTGCGGCGGTATCCCCCGAAGCCGTTGAAGAATTTGACGGCTGGCTGCTGGCCTTTGACCACGGAACGGTCAACCGGGCCCACTGCGCTGTCCCGCTGAGACATGCACCCGCCGGGAACACCGTGGTCGGCCAGATTGAGGCACGCTACCGGGCGCGCGGGCTGCGCACGCTGTTCCGGCTGGCCAATGAGCCCTGTTTCGACAGCTTGCGGCTGGAACTTGAGCGGCGCAATTACCAGCGCGGCCGGCCGGTGCTGGTCCAGGTGGGCTCCGCGCAGGCCATGCGCGATGGCTGTGCCGCCACCCCTGCCGAAACCGCCGATGTACCGGATGCGCAATGGGCAGCGCTGTTTCTCGCCGCAGGTTTTGACCCGGTCGATGGCGCGAGCCGGGTCAAGGCCTTGGGCCGCGCCCGCGGCTCTGTGTTTGCCAGCGTCCGTGAAAACGGCAAAACCGTGGCGGCGGGCGCCGGCGCGTTCAGCCATGGCTGGTCTAGCGTGCACGGCATGCGTACCGACCAGGCGTGGAGGGGGCGGGGGCTTGCCGGGCGGGTGCTGGCGGGCATTGCGGACGTGGCGATCCAGCGCGGCATTGAGCGGGTGTTCCTGCAGGTGGAAGATATCAACGCCCCCGCGCTGTCGCTTTACCGCCGCGCGGGGTTTGAAACGGCCTGGAGTTATGACTACTGGAGCCAGCCCGCAGTGTGAGTGGACGGCGGGGCGTCTGGCTACCGCTCTTCTTTTGATAGCAGCCAGCCCATGTAATTAAAGGGCTGGAGGCCAAAATGGGCCAAACTGGCATAAAAAAGGACTTCCGCTGCTCGCGCATCGGGCAAGCACCGGAAATCCCTTGGGTTTCAGCATCAAAAAGGCCTGAAGCCCTTTAAAAACCTGGGCTAGCTGCTCCTGAATTGATAGCGTGAGGCCTCAGCCTGCTCAGCCCGCCTCGGCCGGCTCGGCAATCCCGCCCACCACGTGGCTGAAGCCGCCGTCGACATAAGTGATCTCGGCGCTCACACCGCCGGCCAGGTCGCTCAGCAAAAAGGCCGCGACATTGCCCACATCCTCAATCGTCACGTTGCGGCGGATCGGCGAGGCCTCGGCGACCACGCTCAGGATCTTGCCGAAGCCCTTGATACCGCTGGCGGCCAGGGTTTTGATCGGGCCGGCGCTGATGCCGTTGACGCGCATGCCTTTGGGGCCCAGCGATTCGGCCAGGTAACGCACCGACGCCTCCAGGCTGGCCTTGGCCAGGCCCATGGTGTTGTAGTTGGGCACGGTGCGCACGGCGCCCAGGTAGGTCAGCGTGAGCAGCGCCGATTTTTTGTTCAGGTAGGGCAGGGCGGCCTTGGCCATCGCCGGGAAGCTGTAGGCGCTGATGTCGTGGGCGATCTTGAAGCTCTCGCGCGAGAGGCCGTCCAGGAAGTCGCCGGCAATCGCCTCACGCGGCGCAAAGCCGATGCTGTGCACAAAGCCGTCAAAGGTCGGCCAGGTTTTGGAGAGATCGGCAAACATTTTTTCGATCTGCGCGTCGTCGCCCACGTCGCAGTCAAAAATCAGCTTGGAGTCGAAGTCGGCGGCGAACTCGGTGATGCGGTCCTTGAAGCGCTCGCCGACGTAGCCGAAAGCCAGTTCGGCACCCTGTGCATGGCAGGCCTTGGCGATGCCGTAGGCGATGGAACGGTTGGAGAGGACCCCCGTGATCAACAGTTTTTTGCCAGTGAGGAATCCGGTATGTGTCGCCATTGAGGTGCTCCAGTAAATGCGCTTCGGGTATGCCGGCAGCGGCGCGGCGTCTGCGCGCCGGAATTTTGCCGACTCAAGTAGTGCAGAATTGTCGCATGCGAAGTTTGCTGGTCTGGGCCCTGATGGGAGTTTCATCGCCGTTGTGGGCCGCGCACGGCTACGCGCTCTGGGGCGACCTCAAATACCCCGCGGGCTTTGCCCACTTCGACTACGTCAATCCTGCCGCGCCCAAGGGCGGCGACCTGCGCCTGGTCAGCAACCTGCGCTACTCGACCTTCGACAAATACAACCCCTTCACGATCAAAGGCTCGGCCCCGGCGTACCTCTCGGACTTCATGTTCGACTCGCTGCTGACCGGCGCCATGGACGAGACCGCCTCGGGCTACGGCCTGCTGGCCGAAGACGTCGAGGTGGCGCCTGACGGGCTGGCGGCCACCTTCCGCCTGCGCAAAGAGGCGCGCTTTCACAACGGCGACCCGGTGCTGGCCGCCGACGTCAAGTACAGCTTCGACACCCTGATGGGCCCGCATACCTCGCCGAGCTACAAGACCCTGCTCGAGGACGTCGCGGCCTGCGAGGTAACCGGTGAGCGGACCGTGCGCTTTCGCTTCAAAAAGCCGAACCGCGAACTGCCGCTGACGGTGGGCGGCCTGCCGGTGTTCAGCCGCAAATGGGGTATGGACGGTGCCGGCAAAGCCAAGCCTTTTAACGAGGTAGTGACCGACATCCCCATCGGAAGCGGTCCCTACCGTATCGGCCCGGTGGTGTTCGGCAAGGACATCACCTACGTGCGCGACAAGGCCTACTGGGGCGAAAAGCTCAATGTCCGGGTCGGCACGGAAAATTTCGACAACGTGACCGTCAAGATATACAGGGACAACACCGCCAAGTTGGAGGCGCTCAAGGCCGGCGAGTTCGACATCATGCGGTTCTTCTCGGCCGGCGACTGGGCCCGGCGCCTGAGCGGCAAGCGCTTTGACAGCGGCGAGCTCGTCAAAGGCGAGTTCAAGCACCGCCTGCCCTCGGGTTTCCAGAGTTACGTGCTCAACACCCGGCGCGAAAAGCTCAAGGACCCGCGCGTGCGCGAGGCCCTGGGCCTGGCGATCGACTACGAATGGATGAACCGCCAGCTCTTTTACAACGCCTACCAGCGTGTGACCGGCATTTTCGGCAATACCGATTGCCAGGCCACCGGGACGCCGTCGGCCGAAGAACTGGCGCTGATGGAACCCTGGCGCAAACAGATTCCGGTGGGCGCCTTCGGCCC harbors:
- a CDS encoding DNA ligase, whose product is MKNEFRLDAPAAPATTHRPRVTRFRLTALHLLLVAAGLLTPAFPFVSAASAAVPSATSSTSSTSSTLGAPPLMLAKNYQPGISLSDHWVSEKYDGVRGYWDGEKLLTRGGERIAAPAWFTAGWPKTPLDGELWAGRGQFARAVSTVRQQTPDDAAWRAMRFMVFDLPAHGGSFSDRIPALGGLVSRIDQPWVQAVAQSKVANHPALQAMLARTAKSGGEGLMLHRGASLYKSGRNDDLLKAKTHEDTEARVVAHIPGKGKYAGVVGALLVEMPGQDGKAARRFKLGTGLSDEQRRNPPPVGSTVTYRFRGLNDSGIPRFASFMRTREEAAL
- a CDS encoding extracellular solute-binding protein, with translation MRSLLVWALMGVSSPLWAAHGYALWGDLKYPAGFAHFDYVNPAAPKGGDLRLVSNLRYSTFDKYNPFTIKGSAPAYLSDFMFDSLLTGAMDETASGYGLLAEDVEVAPDGLAATFRLRKEARFHNGDPVLAADVKYSFDTLMGPHTSPSYKTLLEDVAACEVTGERTVRFRFKKPNRELPLTVGGLPVFSRKWGMDGAGKAKPFNEVVTDIPIGSGPYRIGPVVFGKDITYVRDKAYWGEKLNVRVGTENFDNVTVKIYRDNTAKLEALKAGEFDIMRFFSAGDWARRLSGKRFDSGELVKGEFKHRLPSGFQSYVLNTRREKLKDPRVREALGLAIDYEWMNRQLFYNAYQRVTGIFGNTDCQATGTPSAEELALMEPWRKQIPVGAFGPMYVPARTDGDASLRANLRRAQTLLKEAGWEVKDGKLRNAKGEAMVLEYLDSNEGGVRTISPWMRALDKLGIQLNFRQADFALYQQRLQKFEFDIVSIAYGGTNNPGQEFADLFGSKAAGIEDSGNFSGAANPAIDAMIAKMTSAKTKAELLPACHALERIVAHSHYLLPQWTAGTHRVVYNARRLAMPGQMPPYAPGETWIINTWWAR
- the fabI gene encoding enoyl-ACP reductase FabI, which encodes MATHTGFLTGKKLLITGVLSNRSIAYGIAKACHAQGAELAFGYVGERFKDRITEFAADFDSKLIFDCDVGDDAQIEKMFADLSKTWPTFDGFVHSIGFAPREAIAGDFLDGLSRESFKIAHDISAYSFPAMAKAALPYLNKKSALLTLTYLGAVRTVPNYNTMGLAKASLEASVRYLAESLGPKGMRVNGISAGPIKTLAASGIKGFGKILSVVAEASPIRRNVTIEDVGNVAAFLLSDLAGGVSAEITYVDGGFSHVVGGIAEPAEAG
- a CDS encoding GNAT family N-acetyltransferase encodes the protein MNSSDIDSIERATVAAVSPEAVEEFDGWLLAFDHGTVNRAHCAVPLRHAPAGNTVVGQIEARYRARGLRTLFRLANEPCFDSLRLELERRNYQRGRPVLVQVGSAQAMRDGCAATPAETADVPDAQWAALFLAAGFDPVDGASRVKALGRARGSVFASVRENGKTVAAGAGAFSHGWSSVHGMRTDQAWRGRGLAGRVLAGIADVAIQRGIERVFLQVEDINAPALSLYRRAGFETAWSYDYWSQPAV
- a CDS encoding GFA family protein, which codes for MTTQQGSCHCGKIAFEVEGQPESVLACNCSMCQRKGSLLWFVARDKLRLLTPEDNASTYLFNKHAIRHRFCPTCGIHPYGEGTDPSGKGMAAINVRCLEGIDLAAIPVQHFNGRAS
- a CDS encoding NfeD family protein, translated to MSESTIWWLLAGVAVAVELVTGTFYLLMIAVGLVAGAIAAHLGLPLVAQIVAAAVVGGGAVAAWHWQRGKSPAPLPANANRDVNLDIGEPVQVAQWNPDGTATVKFRGANWTAVAADPAEPGSPGSFRIKEMLGNRLVIEKL
- a CDS encoding arginine/lysine/ornithine decarboxylase, whose translation is MKFRFPIVIIDEDFRSENTSGLGIRALAQAIESEGFEVLGVTSYGDLSQFAQQQSRASAFILSIDDEEFSPGPDLDPAVLNLRTFIEEVRRKNLDVPIYVYGETKTSRHIPNDILRELHGFIHMFEDTPEFVARHILREAKSYLEGVQPPFFKALLDYAEDGSYSWHCPGHSGGVAFLKSPVGQMYHQFYGENMLRADVCNAVEELGQLLDHNGAIGASERNAARIFNADHCFFVTNGTSTSNKMVWHHTVAPGDVVVVDRNCHKSILHSIIMTGAIPVFLKPTRNHFGIIGPIPQSEFEPDAIRAKIDANPLLKGVDSSKVKPRVLTLTQSTYDGVLYNTETIKGMLDGFIDNLHFDEAWLPHAAFHPFYGTYHAMGKNRIRPKNAVVYATQSIHKLLAGISQASHVLVQDSQDVKLDRHLFNEAYLMHTSTSPQYSIIASCDVAAAMMEPPGGTALVEESIAESLDFRRAMRKIDEEYGDDWWFKVWGPDKLVEEGIGEAQDWIIKGESRSAKTAKNGANNWHGFGQMATGFNMLDPIKSTIVTPGLDLNGKFAKTGIPASIVTKFLAEHGVIVEKTGLYSFFIMFTIGITKGRWNTLLTALQQFKDDYDKNQPMWRILPEFCQKYPKYERMGLADLCQHIHALYAKYDIARLTTEVYLSDLAPAMKPSDAYAHIAHRTTERVEIDHLEGRITVGLVTPYPPGIPLLIPGEVFNKRIVDYLKFSREFNAQCPGFETDIHGLVEEVDAKGKTRYYADCVKK